A stretch of Christensenellaceae bacterium DNA encodes these proteins:
- the egsA gene encoding glycerol-1-phosphate dehydrogenase [NAD(P)+], giving the protein MMSNILELPMNQMAGISFDCDCGRHHSLPIKYLSIGSGVLPDIAKMAGRFQGKQIFMLSDNHTFEAAGKRTLNILQDAGHNVKSFVFQTGEDILIPDEKALGRLFMELESNTGLIVAVGSGTLNDLGKYMSARTGIPYIIVCTAPSMDGYASDGAPMICDGFKISFVATLAYGIVADTDIIKKAPMHLIHAGFGDVLGKFTALADWLLAKEVCGEYYCETCADLIRAALAKVTDHVDGLKNQDEQAICSLTEALVLSGVAMGLIGVSRPASGAEHMLSHYWEMYYIAHNRFPELHGIKVGISTPVIAEMFELMGDKVPRSVMDICPSREEMERLLRRVGAPVLPTDIGLEKELFHKSLLEAYTVRKRYSILQFAVDEKRIGACADAITKRIYG; this is encoded by the coding sequence TTGATGAGCAATATATTGGAATTACCTATGAATCAAATGGCAGGGATTTCTTTTGACTGCGATTGCGGCAGGCATCATTCCCTGCCCATCAAGTATCTTTCGATCGGCAGCGGCGTGCTGCCGGACATTGCAAAGATGGCCGGACGGTTTCAGGGAAAACAGATTTTTATGCTGAGTGATAATCATACGTTTGAAGCAGCCGGAAAACGCACGCTCAATATTTTGCAGGATGCGGGACACAATGTAAAAAGCTTTGTGTTCCAGACGGGGGAAGATATTCTGATTCCCGATGAAAAAGCGCTGGGCAGGCTCTTTATGGAGTTGGAGTCAAATACGGGACTGATTGTGGCCGTCGGCTCGGGCACGCTCAACGATCTGGGAAAATATATGTCCGCACGAACCGGCATCCCTTACATCATAGTTTGTACAGCCCCCTCGATGGACGGATATGCTTCGGACGGCGCGCCTATGATTTGCGACGGGTTTAAAATATCTTTTGTGGCAACGCTTGCTTACGGTATCGTTGCCGATACGGACATTATCAAAAAGGCGCCTATGCACCTCATTCATGCGGGTTTTGGCGACGTATTGGGCAAGTTTACCGCGCTGGCGGACTGGCTTCTCGCCAAGGAAGTATGCGGGGAATATTATTGCGAAACCTGTGCGGACCTGATCCGTGCCGCGCTGGCAAAGGTGACGGATCATGTGGACGGATTGAAAAACCAGGACGAACAGGCGATTTGTAGCCTGACGGAGGCTTTGGTTTTAAGCGGCGTGGCGATGGGGCTGATCGGCGTTTCCCGTCCGGCGTCCGGAGCGGAGCATATGCTCTCGCATTATTGGGAGATGTATTACATCGCGCATAACCGCTTTCCTGAATTGCATGGAATCAAAGTGGGGATCAGCACACCGGTGATTGCGGAGATGTTTGAGCTGATGGGCGATAAGGTGCCGCGCAGCGTAATGGATATTTGTCCTTCGCGGGAAGAAATGGAAAGGCTGCTTCGGCGCGTGGGCGCTCCGGTGCTGCCGACGGATATTGGCCTGGAAAAAGAGTTGTTCCACAAAAGCCTGCTGGAAGCGTACACCGTAAGGAAACGTTATAGCATTCTGCAGTTCGCGGTGGACGAAAAAAGAATAGGGGCTTGCGCCGACGCAATCACAAAGCGTATTTATGGTTAA
- the glpA gene encoding FAD/NAD(P)-binding oxidoreductase codes for MCYDVAVIGGGVIGSFIARELMRWRLQVCILEKASDLAYGSSGANSGIVHGGFDPEPDTLKARFNVQGCRMMSEVSKDLDIPYKKIGSLVCAFEEKEKETLLHLLKQGRKNGLYGLEILEGEALRSKEAGLSDKIIAALFCEESGIVSPYELTMGAAENAVQNGAELYFDSPVTAIETKNDGFSITAGGRRFEAKYIVNAAGLYADDIYKMILHNGKAGRRDAFDIEPRRGEYLLMDKTQGKAVEHVIFRVPSKAGKGILVTPTTEGNLLLGPTSVPVESKEENCTTHEGIEKVKSDALRMVPAVNLRDVITSFAGLRASSDAAGGDFIIEESAENFYNVAAIDSPGLTSAPAIGKYVAGEVAQKLHAKENHAFEPKCAPRLKFNSLCDEQRMAVIARDPAYANIICRCETISEGEIRDAIRRPAGARTVDGVKRRTRAGMGRCQSGFCMPKVIDILAREREIPPFAVRKAGPGSYILTDYTKAIEKG; via the coding sequence ATGTGTTATGACGTAGCGGTGATTGGCGGCGGCGTGATTGGCAGTTTTATCGCGCGCGAACTGATGAGGTGGCGGCTTCAGGTTTGTATTCTGGAGAAAGCAAGCGATCTTGCGTACGGCTCCAGCGGGGCAAACAGCGGAATCGTCCACGGGGGCTTTGACCCAGAACCGGATACGTTAAAAGCGCGCTTCAATGTGCAGGGGTGCCGTATGATGAGCGAGGTTTCAAAAGACCTCGATATTCCGTATAAAAAAATAGGTTCTCTTGTCTGCGCGTTTGAGGAAAAAGAAAAAGAAACCCTTTTGCATTTGCTTAAGCAGGGGCGGAAAAACGGCCTTTATGGTCTTGAAATCCTGGAGGGAGAAGCTTTGCGCTCCAAGGAAGCGGGACTATCTGATAAAATTATTGCCGCGTTATTCTGCGAGGAAAGCGGGATCGTCTCGCCTTATGAACTCACGATGGGCGCGGCGGAAAACGCGGTGCAAAATGGGGCAGAGCTGTATTTTGATTCGCCGGTTACGGCGATTGAAACGAAAAACGATGGTTTTTCGATCACTGCCGGCGGTAGGCGGTTTGAAGCGAAATATATCGTTAATGCAGCAGGGCTGTACGCGGACGACATTTATAAGATGATCCTGCATAACGGAAAGGCTGGCCGCCGCGACGCTTTTGATATTGAGCCACGGCGCGGGGAGTACCTGTTGATGGATAAGACGCAGGGCAAGGCGGTGGAACATGTGATTTTCCGCGTCCCGAGCAAAGCCGGAAAAGGGATTCTCGTGACCCCGACAACTGAGGGCAACCTGCTTTTAGGGCCGACCAGTGTGCCCGTTGAGAGCAAAGAGGAAAATTGCACGACGCATGAGGGAATTGAGAAAGTGAAAAGCGACGCTTTGCGCATGGTTCCTGCTGTAAACCTGCGGGACGTCATTACTTCCTTTGCCGGACTGCGGGCGTCAAGCGATGCCGCGGGCGGAGATTTTATCATTGAAGAAAGTGCGGAGAATTTTTATAACGTCGCGGCGATCGATTCGCCGGGGCTGACGTCCGCGCCCGCGATCGGAAAATATGTCGCGGGGGAAGTGGCGCAAAAGCTGCATGCAAAAGAAAATCATGCCTTTGAGCCAAAGTGCGCGCCGCGTTTGAAATTCAATTCCTTATGCGACGAGCAAAGAATGGCCGTGATCGCAAGGGATCCGGCTTACGCGAATATTATCTGCCGGTGCGAGACGATTTCCGAGGGGGAAATACGCGATGCGATCCGCAGGCCGGCGGGAGCGAGGACTGTGGATGGCGTAAAGCGCCGGACGCGCGCGGGTATGGGACGCTGCCAGAGCGGGTTTTGCATGCCGAAAGTGATAGATATTCTGGCGCGCGAACGGGAGATACCGCCTTTTGCAGTGCGCAAAGCGGGACCTGGTTCCTATATTCTTACCGATTACACCAAGGCTATTGAGAAAGGCTGA
- the rpsI gene encoding 30S ribosomal protein S9, with translation MAKKEQFLGTGRRKKSIARVRIMAGKGEINVNKRDIEEYFGYETLKMLVRSPLVLTETIGKYDVFVNVKGGGYTGQAGAIRHGIARALIKAEPELRGALKSAGFLTRDPRMKERKKYGLKAARRAPQFSKR, from the coding sequence ATGGCAAAGAAAGAACAGTTCTTAGGAACAGGTAGAAGAAAAAAATCCATTGCCAGAGTCCGCATTATGGCAGGCAAAGGCGAGATCAATGTGAATAAAAGGGATATTGAAGAATATTTTGGTTATGAAACATTGAAGATGCTGGTGCGTTCCCCTTTGGTGCTTACGGAAACCATAGGTAAATATGATGTATTCGTAAACGTAAAGGGCGGCGGTTATACCGGTCAGGCTGGCGCGATCCGTCACGGTATCGCAAGGGCGCTCATCAAAGCGGAGCCGGAGCTTCGCGGCGCTCTCAAATCGGCAGGATTCCTGACGCGCGATCCGAGAATGAAAGAGAGAAAGAAGTACGGTCTTAAGGCTGCAAGAAGGGCACCACAGTTCTCCAAGCGTTAA
- a CDS encoding ABC transporter periplasmic component, translated as MNLKRIVVTVLAVVMAFTLFACAPATQSTPSESVAASTEPSADATTGADASKGAATTGTDVKGELTLYTSEPEELVAEMVSVFNETYPDVSIEVFRSGTGKVTSKLDAELQTGSTPANILWFADVGYINNLDQQGMILHYAPEALANIDKQYAYNEGMGHEVRLIYNIIAYNTNEVSEGPKDWKDVTTEEYKGSFGMANPNYSGGAFSALVVHTQYPDVVGWDWYQALSDNDCKYEESNGNLQTKVSSGEYKAVEIVDFMARNAKADGSPVEAVYPESGAVLVPTPMALMNNIPEESIPAAQAFVDWCLTDEAQQLFVKQGYIPVTDIAGPEGAPAASEIKTLPFDLNYYVENSTAIREEYTERFGGANA; from the coding sequence ATGAACTTAAAGAGGATTGTTGTAACAGTACTTGCAGTAGTGATGGCGTTTACGTTGTTTGCATGTGCACCGGCAACGCAGAGCACACCGAGCGAATCGGTTGCCGCTTCTACCGAGCCGAGCGCGGACGCTACCACTGGTGCAGATGCGAGTAAAGGAGCTGCTACCACTGGCACTGATGTAAAAGGCGAACTGACGCTTTATACGTCCGAGCCGGAGGAGCTGGTCGCGGAGATGGTTTCCGTGTTCAATGAAACGTATCCGGACGTCAGCATTGAAGTGTTCCGCTCCGGAACGGGTAAAGTTACATCCAAGCTGGACGCGGAGCTGCAGACAGGGAGCACTCCGGCAAATATTCTCTGGTTTGCTGATGTCGGATATATCAACAATCTGGACCAGCAGGGGATGATCCTGCATTATGCACCGGAAGCGCTGGCAAACATTGATAAGCAGTATGCTTATAACGAGGGGATGGGACACGAGGTCCGCCTGATTTATAACATTATTGCTTATAACACAAATGAAGTGTCGGAGGGCCCCAAGGATTGGAAAGACGTCACAACCGAAGAATATAAAGGAAGCTTTGGTATGGCAAATCCGAACTATTCGGGCGGCGCGTTCTCTGCGCTGGTCGTTCATACACAGTATCCGGATGTAGTTGGCTGGGATTGGTATCAGGCGCTTTCGGATAACGATTGTAAATATGAAGAATCCAATGGAAATCTGCAGACAAAAGTTTCTTCAGGCGAATATAAAGCGGTAGAGATAGTAGATTTTATGGCGCGCAATGCAAAAGCGGACGGTTCCCCGGTAGAAGCGGTTTATCCGGAATCCGGAGCGGTATTGGTTCCTACGCCTATGGCGCTGATGAACAATATTCCGGAAGAAAGCATTCCGGCGGCGCAGGCGTTTGTAGATTGGTGCCTGACGGATGAAGCGCAGCAGTTGTTTGTTAAACAGGGATATATTCCGGTAACGGATATTGCGGGACCGGAAGGCGCTCCGGCGGCATCTGAAATCAAAACATTGCCCTTTGACCTCAATTACTATGTAGAAAACTCCACAGCAATCCGTGAAGAGTATACGGAACGCTTTGGCGGAGCGAATGCATAA
- a CDS encoding NAD(FAD)-dependent dehydrogenase: MKTIREITCITCPVGCVVQVETEDGKILSMNGNGCARGAQYVQAEVTAPVRMLTTTVRVEGGNHPLVSVKTAAPIPKELVIPSMKVLSEAVAKAPVHRGDVIVKNVLGSGVDIISTTEAGCA, encoded by the coding sequence ATGAAAACAATAAGGGAAATTACCTGTATTACCTGTCCGGTAGGCTGCGTCGTACAGGTGGAAACCGAGGACGGTAAAATACTTTCTATGAACGGAAACGGATGCGCTCGCGGCGCGCAGTATGTACAGGCGGAAGTGACGGCTCCTGTTCGCATGCTGACGACTACGGTGCGCGTTGAGGGAGGGAACCACCCGTTGGTATCGGTAAAAACGGCGGCTCCTATTCCCAAGGAGTTGGTAATACCGTCGATGAAAGTGCTAAGCGAGGCAGTCGCCAAGGCGCCTGTGCATAGGGGAGACGTTATTGTAAAAAATGTTCTCGGCTCCGGCGTTGATATTATATCGACAACGGAAGCAGGATGCGCATAA
- a CDS encoding pyridine nucleotide-disulfide oxidoreductase, with amino-acid sequence MKKHVQLLVIGGGPAGLAAAVEAYDKGVRDILIVERGDLLGGILNQCIHTGFGLHIFKEELTGPEYALKFCDMVREREIPYLLNCMVLSLDDHAVTVVGRECGMLCISCDALILAMGCRERPRGAIGILGDRPAGVFTAGTAQRLINLEGYMVGREVVILGSGDIGLIMARRMTLEGAKVKMVCEIEPYSNGLARNIEQCLRDFEIPLLLSHTITAIHGKERITGVTIAKVDEAKRVIPGTQEDVKCDTLLLSVGLIPENELSRNAQIELDPKTNGPVVNEGMQTSKEWVFACGNVVHVHDLVDFVTQESRRAGQAAARYILEHAYRREDETRVVEVKNGQGVRYVVPQKIWVDAPVTAATLFFRSDRVYGDTTIRVRMGSEVLASVRRKRIMPSQMETVVLPREKMQDMKKLGGAVLEVEIVAAEERK; translated from the coding sequence ATGAAAAAGCATGTACAATTGCTGGTGATTGGCGGGGGACCTGCCGGACTGGCGGCTGCTGTTGAGGCATATGACAAGGGAGTACGGGATATTCTGATCGTAGAGCGGGGCGATCTGCTGGGCGGAATTTTGAACCAGTGTATTCACACCGGCTTTGGACTCCACATTTTTAAGGAAGAACTTACCGGTCCGGAGTACGCGCTGAAGTTTTGCGATATGGTACGTGAGCGTGAGATACCATACCTTTTGAATTGCATGGTGCTGAGCCTTGACGATCATGCCGTTACGGTGGTGGGCAGGGAATGCGGCATGCTTTGCATATCGTGCGACGCGCTTATTCTGGCGATGGGCTGCAGGGAACGCCCGCGCGGCGCGATCGGTATTCTGGGCGATCGTCCGGCGGGAGTTTTTACGGCGGGAACGGCGCAGCGATTGATCAACCTCGAGGGATATATGGTCGGACGGGAAGTCGTGATACTGGGTTCCGGCGACATCGGGCTCATTATGGCGCGGCGCATGACTCTCGAGGGAGCCAAGGTAAAAATGGTATGCGAGATCGAGCCTTATTCTAACGGATTGGCGCGCAACATCGAGCAATGCCTGCGCGATTTTGAGATTCCACTGCTGTTATCGCATACGATCACGGCCATCCATGGGAAAGAACGGATCACGGGCGTCACCATTGCCAAGGTAGACGAGGCAAAACGCGTAATACCCGGCACGCAAGAGGATGTTAAGTGCGATACGTTATTGCTTTCCGTCGGCCTGATTCCTGAAAACGAGCTGAGCAGGAATGCGCAAATAGAGCTTGATCCGAAAACGAACGGACCTGTCGTAAACGAGGGGATGCAGACATCCAAGGAGTGGGTATTCGCCTGTGGAAACGTTGTGCATGTGCATGACCTTGTGGACTTCGTGACGCAGGAAAGCAGGCGCGCTGGGCAGGCCGCAGCGCGGTATATCCTTGAACATGCATACCGTAGGGAAGACGAAACGCGCGTGGTTGAGGTGAAAAACGGGCAGGGGGTACGGTATGTCGTTCCCCAGAAAATATGGGTGGACGCGCCTGTGACGGCGGCAACGCTTTTTTTCCGTTCCGACAGGGTGTATGGCGATACGACGATCAGGGTACGCATGGGAAGCGAGGTTTTGGCCTCGGTACGCCGTAAGCGTATTATGCCCAGCCAAATGGAAACGGTCGTTTTGCCCAGGGAAAAAATGCAGGATATGAAAAAACTGGGCGGCGCGGTGTTGGAAGTAGAGATCGTGGCGGCAGAGGAAAGAAAATAA
- the ecfT gene encoding energy-coupling factor transporter transmembrane protein EcfT, whose translation MIKNITLGQYFPGNTIVHRLDPRMKIIIALLFLIAVFVVRDWWGFLALGVLFIVITMMAKVGMRTILRSIRPLLFIIIFTFVLNILFFAPQDPSHILWQWGIVKISTDGIEKAIFISIRLILLIFATSLLTLTTSPMQLTDGLESLLGPLKKIKFPVHEMAMMMSIAMRFIPTLVDETDRIMKAQTARGAEFDSGNLLKKAKNMIPLLVPLFVGAFKRADELAMAMESRCYHGGEGRTRMKVLRFEKTDWIAAVLMFALCIAFMIWL comes from the coding sequence ATGATCAAAAATATCACATTGGGCCAGTACTTCCCGGGCAATACCATTGTCCACAGACTGGACCCGCGTATGAAAATCATAATTGCGCTTCTCTTCCTGATAGCCGTATTTGTGGTACGCGATTGGTGGGGATTTCTAGCGCTTGGCGTCTTATTCATCGTGATCACGATGATGGCCAAGGTCGGCATGCGTACGATTTTGCGCAGTATCCGGCCGCTTCTGTTTATCATTATTTTTACGTTTGTACTCAATATTCTGTTTTTTGCGCCGCAGGATCCGTCGCATATTCTCTGGCAATGGGGGATCGTCAAGATTTCTACGGATGGTATTGAAAAAGCGATTTTTATTTCCATTCGCCTGATTCTGCTGATTTTTGCGACAAGCCTGCTGACGCTTACGACTTCGCCCATGCAATTGACGGACGGGCTGGAGAGCCTGCTCGGGCCTCTCAAAAAAATTAAATTTCCGGTGCATGAAATGGCGATGATGATGAGTATTGCCATGCGCTTTATTCCTACACTGGTGGATGAAACGGACCGTATTATGAAAGCACAGACGGCGCGCGGTGCGGAGTTTGACAGTGGAAATCTTTTGAAAAAAGCCAAAAATATGATTCCGCTCCTGGTGCCTTTGTTTGTGGGAGCGTTCAAACGCGCGGACGAACTTGCGATGGCCATGGAAAGCCGTTGTTATCACGGCGGGGAAGGCCGGACGCGCATGAAAGTGCTGCGTTTTGAAAAAACGGACTGGATTGCCGCGGTTTTGATGTTTGCGCTATGCATTGCATTTATGATTTGGCTCTGA
- the truA gene encoding tRNA pseudouridine synthase A encodes MRVALLIEYDGTNYCGWQIQRNGVSVQQKLEEALQEALGVKTPVHGSGRTDAGVHALGQVAHFDADTDIPADKFFYVLNTLLPDDIRIKRSYEATDDFHARFGAKGKRYRYVIHNARAKGAVNRLYSMFVPVPLDVERMQEAAKYIEGTHDFTAFCAAGTDIKGTVRTVDKVQLTRDGEYIYVDVTGSGFLYNMVRIITGTLIAVGKGKMEPEQVKEAIDQKDRKLAGATAQAQGLFLMEVYYE; translated from the coding sequence TTGCGGGTGGCCCTTTTGATCGAGTACGACGGTACGAATTATTGCGGATGGCAAATACAAAGAAATGGCGTCAGTGTCCAGCAGAAACTGGAAGAAGCCTTGCAGGAAGCACTGGGGGTAAAAACGCCGGTGCATGGTTCCGGACGTACGGACGCGGGCGTGCATGCTTTAGGACAGGTCGCGCATTTTGACGCGGATACGGACATTCCGGCGGACAAATTTTTTTATGTATTGAATACGCTGTTGCCAGACGACATTCGCATCAAGCGGTCATACGAGGCAACGGATGATTTTCACGCGCGCTTTGGCGCAAAGGGTAAGCGTTACCGGTATGTGATTCATAACGCGCGCGCGAAAGGCGCGGTAAACCGTTTATACAGCATGTTCGTACCGGTGCCGCTCGATGTTGAGCGAATGCAGGAAGCGGCAAAGTATATCGAGGGGACACATGATTTTACAGCCTTTTGCGCGGCAGGAACGGATATTAAGGGAACGGTGCGCACGGTCGATAAGGTACAGTTGACACGCGACGGCGAGTATATTTATGTTGACGTAACGGGAAGCGGTTTTTTATATAATATGGTGCGCATTATTACAGGCACGCTGATTGCGGTCGGCAAAGGAAAGATGGAACCGGAGCAGGTCAAGGAAGCGATCGATCAAAAGGACCGAAAGCTTGCAGGCGCGACGGCACAGGCGCAGGGACTTTTTTTGATGGAAGTATATTATGAATAA
- a CDS encoding N-acetyltransferase: protein MNKTDVKMRQYGRQDIPQMTTLWNSVVEAGNAFPQEKPMDEEEAAAFFGGQSYTGVAVREGEIVGLYILHPNNVGRCGHIANASYAVKQGLRGMHIGETLVRDSIVRGRGLGFRILQFNAVVADNIAAIRLYERIGFERIGMVRNGFHDKSGEYKDIVLFYIAL, encoded by the coding sequence ATGAATAAGACTGATGTGAAAATGAGGCAATATGGACGGCAGGATATTCCGCAGATGACGACGCTGTGGAACAGTGTCGTCGAAGCGGGCAACGCGTTTCCGCAGGAAAAACCGATGGATGAAGAGGAAGCGGCGGCCTTTTTTGGCGGACAGTCCTATACCGGTGTGGCGGTACGCGAGGGAGAAATTGTCGGCCTGTATATTTTGCATCCGAATAACGTTGGACGCTGCGGGCACATTGCCAATGCGTCTTATGCGGTAAAGCAGGGCTTGCGGGGAATGCACATTGGTGAGACCCTGGTACGCGACAGTATCGTGCGCGGACGCGGGCTGGGGTTCCGGATTTTGCAGTTTAACGCTGTCGTAGCGGACAACATTGCGGCGATCAGGCTTTATGAACGTATTGGTTTTGAACGGATCGGTATGGTGCGGAATGGGTTTCACGACAAAAGTGGCGAATATAAGGATATTGTTTTGTTCTATATTGCATTATAA
- the gntR gene encoding transcriptional regulator, producing the protein MAKQETLSDKNGMRDGENAKTPLYQVVKERLMHDFGTLPYYSTFPSEREICETYEVSRPTVRTALDLLEQEKKIIRMPRKGAFFVGNKPHVDHQLAAATGFYNDVKMQGRNTTSKVLFQNIDRAPADVAERLGIGNGEPVFRLERLRYLDGMVYSLTNSYLPIEYLQDLIKVDFTERSLYDTLSEQGVVPYRGFQSLTFAGANAYEAMHLDIEKGTPLSVLGSLMYTEDGRLIEFVIVKSEAYKTRYEMTVYHDNQK; encoded by the coding sequence ATGGCGAAACAGGAGACTTTATCGGACAAAAACGGGATGCGGGATGGGGAAAATGCAAAAACGCCCTTATACCAGGTGGTTAAAGAGCGTCTCATGCATGATTTCGGTACGCTCCCGTATTATTCGACGTTTCCGAGCGAACGGGAGATTTGTGAAACATACGAGGTCAGCAGGCCGACGGTAAGGACGGCGCTCGATTTACTCGAGCAGGAGAAGAAGATTATCCGTATGCCGAGAAAGGGTGCATTTTTTGTTGGCAATAAGCCGCATGTGGATCACCAGTTGGCGGCGGCAACGGGCTTTTATAACGATGTGAAAATGCAGGGCAGGAATACGACGAGCAAAGTACTGTTCCAGAATATCGACAGGGCGCCGGCAGATGTTGCGGAGCGTTTGGGAATTGGGAACGGAGAGCCTGTTTTTCGTTTGGAGCGCCTGCGCTATTTGGACGGGATGGTATATTCCCTGACCAATTCCTATTTACCGATAGAATATTTGCAGGACCTGATCAAGGTCGATTTTACGGAGAGGTCACTCTACGATACGCTCTCGGAGCAGGGGGTCGTTCCCTATCGCGGCTTCCAGAGCCTGACGTTTGCAGGCGCAAACGCGTATGAAGCAATGCATCTTGATATTGAAAAGGGAACGCCGTTAAGCGTGCTGGGATCCCTTATGTATACGGAGGATGGCAGATTAATCGAATTTGTTATCGTAAAATCCGAAGCGTATAAAACGCGTTATGAAATGACGGTTTATCATGATAATCAAAAATAA
- the rplM gene encoding 50S ribosomal protein L13 yields MKTYMAKPGEVQQKWYVVDAKGQVFGRLASKVANILHGKNKPEYTPHVDTGDFVIVINADKVVFTGKKLEQKLYRSHSGYPGGLKETPYKELMEKKPEFALYEAVRRMLPKNRLGRKMLKKLRVYRGAEHEHAAQKPEVIEL; encoded by the coding sequence ATGAAAACATATATGGCGAAACCCGGTGAAGTGCAGCAGAAGTGGTATGTTGTCGATGCCAAGGGACAGGTATTCGGCAGACTCGCGAGTAAAGTTGCGAACATTCTCCACGGCAAAAACAAACCGGAATATACTCCGCACGTTGATACAGGCGATTTTGTAATCGTGATCAATGCGGATAAAGTAGTTTTTACAGGAAAGAAGCTGGAACAGAAATTATACCGCAGCCACTCGGGTTATCCGGGCGGCCTTAAGGAAACGCCTTACAAGGAACTGATGGAAAAGAAACCGGAATTTGCCTTGTATGAAGCCGTTAGAAGAATGCTTCCGAAAAACAGACTGGGCAGGAAGATGCTCAAAAAATTGCGCGTTTACAGAGGCGCTGAGCATGAACATGCAGCTCAGAAGCCAGAAGTGATCGAGCTGTAA
- a CDS encoding ribose-5-phosphate isomerase: protein METKKIAIGCDEAAFDMKETLKKHLEGKGYEVTDCGVYNTDPVLYPDIAYKVCSEITKGRCERGVLVCGTGIGMAMTANKVKGIRAAVCHDPFSTERSVKSNNAQVCCMGARVIAPQLATCLLDIWLGCEFMDGPSTKKIGRISYYENK, encoded by the coding sequence ATGGAAACAAAAAAAATAGCGATTGGTTGTGATGAAGCCGCTTTCGATATGAAAGAGACTTTGAAGAAGCATTTGGAGGGAAAGGGATACGAGGTCACGGATTGCGGCGTTTACAATACGGATCCGGTTCTTTATCCGGATATTGCCTACAAGGTTTGCAGCGAAATCACAAAAGGACGTTGCGAGCGAGGCGTCCTTGTATGCGGCACGGGCATCGGTATGGCCATGACCGCCAACAAGGTCAAGGGGATACGCGCGGCGGTATGCCATGATCCGTTCTCCACCGAGCGTTCCGTGAAGAGCAATAACGCGCAGGTTTGCTGTATGGGAGCGCGCGTAATCGCGCCGCAGCTTGCGACCTGCCTGCTCGATATATGGCTGGGGTGTGAATTTATGGACGGCCCCTCTACAAAAAAGATCGGGCGGATCTCTTATTACGAAAATAAATAA
- a CDS encoding phosphatase encodes MKTIDLHAHSTASDGSYSPTELAEHAKEIGLSAIALTDHDTVDGLEEFMAAGRNLHLETIRGMETTVSIDDCDVHLVCLFFDPDYPALKTALQDLAASRDERNVNMVKALEKAGFPISMQDVKQYGDGAISRGHIAKALIHSKYHDLTPKELIKRYLSKGTVGYVKRRTPDPSEFIRIIHEAGGLVFVAHLHQIDPENPGHCIDICKRLLADGADGLETLYCEYDDFWREQTEAIAREYGVLRSGGSDFHGIFKPGLALGSGYGDLAVPDSFLEQIKKRLP; translated from the coding sequence TTGAAAACCATCGACTTACACGCTCACAGCACTGCCTCGGACGGTTCTTATTCGCCCACTGAACTTGCGGAGCACGCAAAAGAAATCGGACTTAGCGCAATCGCCCTGACCGACCACGATACGGTCGATGGCCTTGAGGAATTCATGGCTGCAGGCAGAAATTTGCATCTCGAAACGATACGCGGTATGGAGACGACCGTTTCCATCGACGATTGCGACGTTCATTTGGTTTGTCTATTCTTTGATCCGGACTATCCGGCGCTGAAAACAGCGCTTCAGGACCTCGCGGCCAGCCGCGACGAACGCAACGTTAATATGGTAAAGGCTCTTGAAAAAGCCGGATTTCCTATTTCCATGCAGGATGTTAAGCAATATGGAGACGGCGCCATTTCGCGCGGACATATTGCCAAGGCCCTGATCCACAGTAAATATCACGACCTCACGCCTAAGGAGCTGATCAAACGTTACTTAAGCAAAGGAACTGTCGGGTATGTCAAAAGGCGAACGCCCGATCCGTCAGAATTTATCAGAATCATCCATGAGGCAGGCGGTCTTGTGTTCGTGGCGCACCTGCATCAGATTGATCCGGAAAACCCCGGGCATTGTATAGACATTTGCAAACGGCTTTTAGCGGACGGCGCGGACGGGCTGGAAACGCTGTATTGCGAATATGACGATTTTTGGCGGGAGCAAACGGAGGCGATTGCCCGTGAATATGGCGTATTGCGCTCGGGCGGCAGCGATTTCCACGGTATTTTCAAACCGGGCCTTGCCCTTGGCAGTGGTTACGGAGACCTTGCGGTGCCGGATTCATTTTTGGAGCAAATCAAAAAAAGACTGCCATAG